A genomic segment from Sparus aurata chromosome 10, fSpaAur1.1, whole genome shotgun sequence encodes:
- the LOC115590215 gene encoding protein-glutamine gamma-glutamyltransferase 2-like, which produces MAGGCSAAHFSCFLNLLKKERRTANTDRMAKIIKKVDFHCQSNNSAHRTIEITTKQLVVRRGQSFLITLEMVKPFRTHDPLTLIVETGPAPSEKRGTRSEFGNPSPMYTSDVKAIWKYNIDQSANLQRGIVTLSVTPPVDAPVGRYSLFAETLSDRTTLGTLVVLFNPWCSDDSVYLPDERERQEYVMNEHGLIYRGTSRYFRPMSWEFGQFEEEMVDICLKMLDVNPKYAKDPADDVSARCNPIYVSRVVSAMINSNGDRGVLVGRWTGDYSGGERPTHWIGSVSILQRWYQNNCNPVKYGQCWVFAAVMCTVMRFLGIPCRVVTNFQSAHDTNNSLTIDENYNDNGATESKDSVWNFHVWTEGWMKRPDLKKGNSYDGWQVLDPTPQELSDGVYCCGPASVNGILQGEALLKYDMPFVFAEVNADIVKWMVTARGLKKKMHSDTKTVGQNISTKAVGSNMRNDITDSYKHREGSAKERAIFRRALNRMNSGGDQEGDTRDEPLKLEMKFEEESTMVNGQDVKLELKLSNKDRTIKTMFIRVNAQAMRYNGKPANNIQSTFQEKMILPGQDVILPIRIPFSVYNKFMANCDSMKVSAVAIDKQQEDDIYETETDIALEDPSISIKVLGEARVFQTLTLEVEFKNPLNEKLWNCSLTVIGCGLFKSDYVESNVKDLEPNGTVRLRVITMPYKAGMKTVVADFDCSAFRDVKGSCTFEIKP; this is translated from the exons ATGGCAGGAGGCTGCTCAGCTGCTCACTTCAGTTGTTTCTTAAACCTTCTGAAGAAAGAACGGCGCACTGCGAACACTGACAGGATGGCAAAGA TCATTAAGAAGGTGGACTTCCACTGCCAGTCTAACAACTCGGCCCATCGCACCATTGAAATAACGACAAAGCAGCTGGTTGTGAGGCGGGGACAGTCCTTCCTCATCACTCTGGAAATGGTGAAACCTTTCAGGACCCACGACCCGCTCACCCTCATTGTGGAGACAG GTCCTGCTCCTTCAGAAAAGCGTGGGACCCGTTCTGAGTTTGGTAACCCGTCTCCAATGTACACTAGTGACGTCAAGGCCATATGGAAGTACAATATTGACCAGAGCGCCAATCTGCAGAGAGGGATCGTGACCCTGTCCGTGACCCCGCCGGTCGATGCTCCTGTGGGGAGGTACTCACTGtttgcagagaccctgagtgaTAGGACCACCCTTGGAACTCTGGTGGTGCTCTTCAACCCCTGGTGCTCAG atGACTCGGTGTATCTACCTGATGAAAGGGAAAGACAAGAGTATGTGATGAACGAACACGGACTTATCTATAGGGGAACGTCAAGATACTTCCGCCCGATGTCCTGGGAATTTGGACAG TTTGAGGAGGAAATGGTGGACATTTGTCTCAAGATGTTGGATGTCAACCCAAAATATGCAAAAGATCCGGCTGATGACGTCTCTGCTCGCTGTAACCCCATCTATGTTAGCCGTGTGGTCAGCGCCATG ATCAACTCTAACGGTGATCGAGGTGTGTTAGTGGGACGCTGGACTGGAGACTACTCTGGTGGAGAAAGGCCCACCCACTGGATCGGAAGCGTTAGCATCCTCCAGCGCTGGTATCAAAACAACTGCAACCCAGTGAAGTACGGACAGTGCTGGGTGTTTGCTGCTGTCATGTGTACAG TGATGCGGTTCTTGGGGATCCCATGTCGTGTTGTCACAAACTTCCAGTCAGCTCATGACACAAACAACAGCCTCACCATCGATGAGAATTATAACGACAACGGAGCCACAGAAAGCAAAGACAGTGTCTG GAACTTCCACGTGTGGACGGAAGGATGGATGAAACGACCAGACCTCAAGAAAGGAAACAGCTATGATGGATGGCAAGTCTTGGACCCCACTCCACAGGAATTAAGTGACG GGGTGTACTGCTGTGGTCCAGCCTCAGTCAACGGCATCCTCCAGGGCGAGGCTCTCTTGAAATATGACATGCCATTTGTCTTTGCTGAGGTCAACGCTGACATTGTCAAGTGGATG GTCACTGCTCGTggtctgaagaagaaaatgcaCTCTGACACCAAAACAGTAGGCCAGAACATCTCTACCAAGGCTGTTGGTTCCAACATGAGAAATGATATCACAGACAGCTACAAACACAGAGAAG GCAGTGCAAAGGAGAGGGCCATCTTCAGGCGAGCACTCAACCGAATGAACTCAGGAGGTGATCAAGAGGGTGATACCAGAGACGAGCCACTGAAGTTGGAGATGAAATTCGAAGAG GAGAGCACGATGGTGAATGGTCAGGACGTCAAACTGGAGCTGAAGCTGAGCAACAAAGATCGAACCATTAAGACAATGTTCATCCGTGTCAATGCTCAGGCCATGAGGTACAATGGCAAACCAGCAAACAATATCCAGAGCACATTTCAGGAGAAGATGATACTGCCTGGACAAG ACGTGATCCTACCTATTCGGATCCCGTTCTCAGTCTACAACAAATTCATGGCGAACTGTGACAGCATGAAGGTTTCAGCCGTGGCCATTGACAAACAGCAGGAAGATGACATCTATGAGACTGAGACTGACATCGCCCTGGAGGACCCTTCAATCTCCATTAAG gttCTGGGTGAGGCTCGTGTGTTTCAAACCCTGACCTTGGAGGTGGAATTCAAAAACCCACTGAATGAAAAGCTGTGGAACTGCTCTCTGACTGTCATCGGATGTGGCCTTTTCAAATCTGATTACGTAGAAAG CAATGTGAAAGATTTGGAGCCAAACGGCACGGTGAGGCTGAGGGTTATCACGATGCCCTACAAGGCCGGGATGAAGACGGTGGTGGCCGACTTCGACTGCAGCGCCTTCAGGGACGTGAAGGGCAGCTGCACCTTCGAGATCAAACCCTGA
- the coro2ab gene encoding coronin-2B, whose protein sequence is MTPSEMSWRSSFRCSKFRHVFGKPSTRDHSYDGVPITRSVHDNHYCSVNPCFIAVVTECAGGGSFLVLPIHHTGRVDPQHPRVCGHSGRVLDVKWNPFDDHCIASCSEDCTVKIWDIPVCGVQQNLTKARKTLIGHSRRVGLIEWHPTAENLLLSSAYDYKVLLWDVSQAGSVLRHPVRVVLMPVYHRYPSDMLLLSVSFNSDGSRLAVTSKDRRVRVLDPRTGKILQVSSSKSHRANKVLYIGSLKMLLSTGSSPWNHRQIVLWDPDDLSEPLYEEDLDGSAGVLFPFYDPDTNMLYLAGKGDGNIRYYELSTEKPYINFLTEYRSLLPQKGIGVMPKRGLDVNVCEVFRFYRLIAIKDLVEPLSMIVPRKESGVFQEDLYPMTAGNQAAMTAQEWLSGINRGPVLMSMKPGTRVANPYPETPAEKGLVRQLSSLRFEMGPADGAVTRTDLNFMEEPIISLEAFLEEQLAYQDAKYLREVSDLSGWQPDETQIPLWTYCCTPHCCEPAERPPPTTESELLQAFYRQQDEIRGLREQLNQKDARITQLELEIKNTRNNMRATF, encoded by the exons ATGACTCCATCTGAG ATGTCGTGGCGTTCATCTTTCCGCTGCTCAAAGTTTCGCCACGTGTTCGGGAAGCCGTCCACGCGGGATCACAGCTACGACGGGGTGCCAATCACACGCAGCGTCCATGACAACCACTACTGCTCAGTCAACCCCTGCTTCATCGCCGTGGTGACGGAGTGTGCCGGGGGCGGGTCCTTTTTGGTCCTGCCCATCCATCAT ACCGGCAGGGTGGACCCTCAGCACCCGAGGGTGTGCGGTCACAGTGGAAGAGTTCTGGACGTCAAGTGGAACCCGTTCGACGATCACTGCATCGCCTCGTGCTCAGAGGACTGCACA GTGAAGATCTGGGACATCCCGGTCTGTGGCGTCCAACAGAACCTCACCAAGGCCAGGAagactctgattggtcactCAAGGAGGGTGGGGCTTATTGAGTGGCACCCGACAGCTGAGAACCTGCTGCTCAGCTCCGCCTACGACTACAAG GTCCTCCTCTGGGATGTGTCCCAGGCAGGCTCGGTGCTCAGGCACCCGGTCCGAGTGGTTCTGATGCCTGTCTACCACCGCTACCCGTCTGACATGCTCTTGCTGTCTGTCAGCTTCAACAGCGATGGCAGCAGGCTGGCTGTCACGTCCAAAGACAGACGAGTCCGAGTCCTGGACCCGCGCACAGGAAAGATCCTACAG GTGTCCAGCAGTAAGTCCCACAGGGCCAACAAGGTTTTATACATTGGAAGTTTGAAGATGCTTCTGTCCACCGGCAGCTCACCTTGGAATCACCGACAGATCGTCCTCTGGGATCct GACGACTTATCGGAGCCTCTGTATGAAGAAGATTTGGATGGGTCTGCCGGAGTTCTCTTTCCGTTCTACGACCCCGACACCAACATGCTCTACTTGGCTGGAAAG GGTGACGGAAACATCCGGTACTATGAGCTGAGCACTGAGAAACCTTACATCAACTTCTTGACGGAGTATAGGTCGCTGCTGCCACAGAAAGGAATCG GAGTGATGCCAAAGCGCGGCCTGGACGTGAACGTCTGTGAGGTTTTCCGATTTTACCGTCTGATTGCCATCAAAGACCTGGTCGAACCACTGTCGATGATCGTTCCACGGAAGGAG TCAGGTGTTTTCCAAGAGGATCTGTACCCGATGACAGCTGGAAACCAGGCAGCCATGACGGCTCAGGAGTGGCTGTCTGGGATCAACAGAG GCCCTGTGCTTATGTCCATGAAGCCTGGGACTCGAGTAGCCAACCCGTACCCAGAAACCCCTGCTGAGAAGGGGCTTGTGAGGCAGTTGAGCTCCCTGAGATTCGAGATGGGTCCAGCTGATGGTGCCGTGACCAGGACAGATCTTAACTTTATGGAAGAG CCGATCATCTCTCTTGAGGCCTTCCTTGAGGAGCAGCTGGCATACCAGGACGCTAAATACCTCAGAGAGGTAAGCGATCTGTCGGGATGGCAGCCAGATGAGACCCAGATCCCGTTGTGGACGTACTGCTGCACCCCACACTGCTGTGAACCTGCAGAGAGACCGCCGCCTACAACCGAGAGCGAG cttctGCAGGCGTTTTACAGACAGCAAGACGAGATTAGAGGCCTGAGAGAACAACTTAATCAGAAAGAC GCGAGGATCACTCAGCTGGAGCTGGAGATCAAAAACACCAGAAACAACATGAGGGCGACCTTCTGA
- the LOC115590221 gene encoding acidic leucine-rich nuclear phosphoprotein 32 family member B-like — protein MDMKKRVNLELRHRSPTEVQELVLDNCRTGEGKIEGITEEFSNLELLSLINVGLTSVADIPKLDKLKKLELSDNRISGGLEVLAERLVNLTHLNLSGNKFKDISTLEPLKKLPQLKSLDLFNCEVTNLADYRESIFKLLPQLTYLDGYDIDDCEASDSDGEGDGIEDEDEEGEEGESEDFEEEEEEDEEDVVAEEDDDDDDSADDEDGEVNGDVDSEDDDDDDDDEDDDDEDSSPAKGEKRKRDPDDEDDEDDD, from the exons GTCCAGGAGCTGGTTCTGGATAACTGTCGCACTGGCGAAGGGAAGATTGAAGGAATCACAGAAGAGTTCTCGAACCTGGAGCTGCTCAGCCTCATCAACGTCGGCCTGACCAGCGTAGCAGACATCCCCAAACTGGACAAACTCAAAAAG TTGGAGTTGAGTGACAACAGGATATCAGGCGGTCTGGAGGTTCTGGCGGAGCGGCTGGTGAACCTGACGCACCTGAACCTCAGTGGCAACAAGTTCAAAGACATCAGCACCCTGGAGCCCCTG AAAAAGCTTCCCCAGCTGAAGAGTCTCGACCTGTTTAACTGCGAGGTGACCAACCTGGCCGACTACAGAGAGTCCATCTTCAAGCTCCTCCCCCAGCTCACCTACCTGGACGGCTACGACATCGACGACTGCGAGGCGTCCGACTCCGACGGAGAAGGAGACGGCATCGAGGATGAGGACGAAGAAGGAGAAG AGGGCGAGTCAGAGGACttcgaggaggaggaagaggaggatgaggaggacgtAGTGGCCGAAgaggacgatgatgatgatgacagcgctgatgatgag GATGGAGAGGTGAACGGAGACGTGGACAGTGAGgatgatgacgacgatgatgacgatgaggatgatgatg ATGAGGATTCGTCTCCAGccaaaggagagaagaggaagagggaccCTGATGATGAGgacgatgaagatgatgattGA